Proteins co-encoded in one Ponticoccus alexandrii genomic window:
- a CDS encoding DUF6902 family protein, whose amino-acid sequence MTNVIPLTVPSRIAPLDARVTALLGCFADHRRLGEDVFWLKENAELLNILECTGAPVPPEALARHAGFYAGAEKRLRFFPQYYRFFLSLALDLEDLGMPGAQAMRMVDFAASEGLAQAELSDLQRAEARRLMTRRGVDPVREPGLDDRLRAFAARSATFALPNKKAAYELTHIVYYLSEYGRRDPDVPPEVLQSLHFAGLTAFLDQNADLLAEVCIALAYAGDSAPAVWTAWLRARSEGFAIEAGAGVALTDDYHEFLVGNWHLAVIGAPVFRKPVTDARMRFDRAPRQGNALREISEAMLGMEEGRSGDWHRMRRRMEPSLSAEAMDLLTAASRSSALFESYFEGFARAGRL is encoded by the coding sequence ATGACCAATGTCATCCCTTTGACCGTCCCGTCCCGGATTGCACCACTGGACGCGCGGGTGACCGCGCTTCTGGGCTGTTTCGCCGACCATCGGCGGCTGGGAGAAGACGTCTTTTGGCTGAAGGAAAACGCCGAACTTCTGAATATCCTCGAATGCACAGGCGCCCCGGTTCCGCCAGAGGCGCTGGCCCGCCACGCGGGGTTCTATGCCGGGGCCGAGAAACGCCTGCGCTTCTTCCCGCAGTACTACCGCTTTTTCCTGTCACTGGCGCTGGATCTCGAAGACCTCGGGATGCCCGGCGCGCAGGCCATGCGCATGGTTGATTTCGCCGCGTCCGAAGGGCTGGCACAGGCGGAACTGTCCGACCTGCAACGCGCCGAAGCGCGGCGGCTGATGACGCGGCGCGGCGTCGATCCGGTCCGCGAGCCGGGGCTGGACGACCGGCTGCGCGCCTTCGCCGCCCGCAGCGCGACCTTTGCGCTGCCCAACAAGAAGGCGGCCTACGAGCTGACCCATATCGTCTACTACCTGTCAGAATACGGTCGCCGCGATCCGGACGTGCCGCCTGAGGTGCTGCAAAGCCTGCATTTCGCCGGGCTGACCGCCTTTCTGGACCAGAACGCCGACCTGCTGGCCGAGGTCTGCATCGCCCTGGCCTATGCCGGGGACAGCGCGCCGGCGGTCTGGACGGCCTGGCTGCGCGCCCGGTCCGAGGGTTTTGCCATTGAGGCAGGCGCGGGCGTGGCGCTGACCGACGATTACCACGAGTTCCTCGTGGGCAACTGGCATCTGGCGGTGATCGGCGCGCCGGTCTTTCGCAAGCCGGTCACGGATGCACGGATGCGCTTTGACCGGGCGCCGCGTCAGGGCAACGCCCTGCGCGAGATCAGCGAGGCGATGCTGGGCATGGAGGAGGGGCGCAGCGGCGACTGGCACAGGATGCGCCGCCGGATGGAGCCGAGCCTGTCGGCGGAGGCGATGGACCTGCTGACCGCGGCGTCGCGGTCGAGCGCGCTTTT